TAGCTAAAGAAGTAGAGTTTGCCCTGCACAGGGGATAACAAAAGTAGTAATTAGTTCTCATGTTTCAATTATCAGTTTGTAATTGCAAGTGTGTATATCAAAATTAAGTATTACAGGTAAAAAAAAACAATATTATTGTTTAGCCAAATGAACAAAGTTCAGCAGAAATTGTTATAGGATACaaatcaaataattttaaaatcttttttttactATTGCTATGTTTATACTGTATTAAGTATCGAATGCTCAGGACTGAACTAAATATTTAATCAGGTTATATTCCGAATGTGTTTCTGTTCTAATTTTGTCTGTAAAAGTATGCAAATACATCACATAGATTAACTTTCATCTCTGCACTTTCCATGTGTTTCagtgatttgaaaaaaaaaataaaattttttaACAAAGCTGTTTTGAAGACTAGTGCTTAATTTTAGTGAATTCTTTGATttctgggctgtgtgtgtgcttATTGCAAAAGCAGATGTTCACCTACTGTTTTTTCAATGTCAGAAAGTCACTGCAGTATTCATATCAATCACTGGTAGTCCTTAGGGTGGTGCCATTGCATGCTGATGAAAGTGCTCTCATCATTTTTCACTTAAACTCCATTGTTAATGTTCAAGTAAGTTCACTGCTCATCAGAATGGTGTATAATAGCAATGACCACAGCCATGCAAGGTGGAAACTTCCACATGCAGGCAATGCAGCTCAGTATTGTCCTGGGTATGTTCTAGGCCTCAGGCTTTTCTGAACTATAGTTTTGTGCCAATCTGTGTGGTGCTCTTGTGATCAAGAACATTTGGTAATTGTTAGAACCAAACATATATTTACATGTGACAAAATAGCCCTGGAACTCCAGACTTGGCTTGACTATATTAACCTCCCACTTGTAATGGACTCCTTGAACTGTCTTGTCCATTACCACCTTCTCAGCCAATCCACTAATGCAAAATATTTAAAGGTTTCTTAAGTGTCAGAAAATACATAAGACAAAGAAAAATTGTTGATGAATTTGGTAAATTAAGTCATTGGGAGGTGGGGTTTTTTCCCACTTACTGAAATAGAATCAAGCCTATATAGCATAATAGGAAATCCAAAACTCATTCTTTAGATCCATAGTAAGTTATCTTTATACGACAGAGACCTTGATCAACACATGAAAATGTGTGGTGACTTTTTAAACTAAACATCTATCAATTAGGATTTTGTGTCTCATTTGCCAGATCTGCAGTATCAAACTGTATTATCATATAGGGAAATACAACCAAAGTAATTGGCCTGATCACTATTAAATGTTGATTGTTTGTTCCCTCCAGAATAAACATGCAAATGTTTTACCAGACTTGCAGGAAGGATGCAGGTTTCCAACTTAGCGATAAAAAGGAATAACAAACCTTCATAAAATCAACATCTTGTGGTCACATTGTTCAGCTGTATACCAGATAACGATACAAATCCTGAACTGAGAAGTTTGATTCTTTTAGTAGAGTTTTATAGGAAACTCATATCTGCTTTCTTAAAGGATCTTAAATGTTCAGGTCTATATTTCCAATTTACAAAtgttgacaggtattttgaatTTCTGCCACTGAATATTAAATTGACAATTTGTGATCTTTAGCTGAACAAACTGTGCATATAAGTAGTAACTCTTTGTATCACAAAGAATCTAACAAACCAGCCAGAAAATAGTCCATCCCCAGATTCTCTTCTGAGACCATTTCTAGGCTAGCCTCATtccaaaatgtgtgtgtttaaCATGGATAACGCAAGAAACCGGGGAGGGAAGGAATGTTCAAATAAGTATTCCTTTATGCAGTAACAGTTATTTATTTAGTTCATGTTGTGCAGCCCCATTTTCAGGCAATCCAAACACTAGAGATCAGGAGACTCAAAATTCAAAGCCCATTTGAAGTAGACACTAAAATCTTGATCTCTGCAGGCAAAGCTAATAGAGAATCAAAATCTTTACACTGAGTTTCTCTTGATTAATCTTGAATGGTACAGGCTTGCATGGTCCAGGTCTCCAGTTCACAGAAATCCAAACTGAGATTTTTCCAGCCTCACAAATTGACATTAGTTAAAACCTATCCTAATAAAAATAACATTCCAGCTAATCGCATTCCATTTTGAGTGCTAAATCCATTTTAACAATAGTCCAAATGTATTTCTACCAATTAGTACAGATACATTTTCTGTTTAATTCCAGCTGAACAAAACATAAGCAAATTTTGTAAGCTGTAAAATACTGCCCCCTCTCTTATTTATACTATTCCATAAAGGACTTGGACAGACTTAAGTTTTATCTGATACATATGGATTTGAGTATAGAGAAATAATGTGATAAATCAGTAATTCAAAGATGTGGTTGTAACTGGGCTCATATTCCATTAGTTTTTCTTTGCAGAAAATAGCTTGCTTGTGAACAGAAAAGTATATGGTAAATAATAATGCCCTTTCAATCACTATTTGGGTAACCCTTTAAGTAACTTTTAATATTTCTAGATGTTTTTAACTCATTGTTTAGGATGATAATTTATAAACTGAATAATAGCCACATATTCCATGTGTTAGATAAGCCATGCAAACTATATATTTTAACAAATAAGGTTGTCTGCATATAGTAAAATCATTGTAGTTTTTCTCAAGTTTTTCATGAAGCATTTGTTTAAAATCAAAGTATTTACATGTAAAAGAACAATACTGTTGCTACATATGAGAAAAGATTGACAGAAACTTTTCACTGAATGCAGATCAAGTATTCATTAAAAGCTTCAATTCCTATATTCTATAAAATGCTTATGAGCAGATTAACTCTTTTAACTATGTAATTTTCAGCCACTCCaattatttaatttatttctttGCATATGAAATACTCAAGTGCCAAAACATTCAGAGAACGTCTAGATTAACTtttgtctccccctcctccctccccccccccactgttttCAGACAGTGGCCTTTGATGCTGATGAACTACATATAgaggacttttaaaaaaaactaaaagtgATTTAAAATAACTAGTTCTCAGGCAGTCTTTTTAGAGCTTTGAGAATTCAGAATTttcctggattaaaaaaaaaaatctcttgtagCAAAAGTCTATAACCataatataattatttttagGCTATTTTTAAACATGACATTACTCTAGATCATGAAAATCTGATATGATTTTGGATGGAAGGCTCTACCATAACTGCCTTAAGGAGTCAAAAGCCTTTGAATTGCACTTAATTGGTTTCATATGAAAATGGAACTTACATTTTTGGCTCTTAACCAACATATGAGAGAGAAACTTTAcacatggcaggggtggggagagttaCAGTTCAGCTTTAATAGCAAAACAAAGTAATGGTTATTCTTCTATGCAGTTCTGATAGCTTTAATGTCCTGCTGTGAAACAAAAGGTTTAACAGTTTAGCCCTCCCTGGGAGGGGGgacactactttgaaataacaattacaggaagaaagaattagacacaCAACTTTAGTCAATCAGCTAAGCAACAAAGAGTCCTTTGAATCGTTATTGGAACAACGATTCTTTGTCCTTCTACCTTGCCCTAGAATttgaaaagaaagagaagagtTTCTGTACTATTTAAACTCCTAGATTTTCAGGACTATTTTCAGTTTCCAAGTGTTGACAGTAATCTTGCATTTCTGCTACTGTGTAATGGGCTGAGGATAGATGGACTTCAGTTGAAGAACCAGTGCAATTAAGTAGTGATCCTCCTAGTACAAGACAAAATCCAGCAAACCAGCCAAGAAATAGTGCTTCCCCAAAATCCCACCTGGGAACAATATCTGGGATATTCTCGTCCCAAAATTCCTGGACTGTAGTGTGAGCAACCCAAGAGACAGGGATTATGGCTGTAATTCCTGATATCCAGAAGAGTATTCCTCCAAGCAGTAATAGCCGTTTCTTTAGTTCCTGTTGGCTTTCACCGATCTTCAAACAGTCCAACCCAAAACCTGAAAGCAGGAGGCCCAAAAGTCCTAATCCATTTGAAACAAACATTAAAATCCTAGAAATTCTCAGCTCTGGAGGCAAAGCCAAGAAAGAATCAAAATCCTTACAttgcattcccccttcctcttgGACAACACAAGCTTGCCAGAGTCCCATGGTCCAGATCTCCAATTCATTTAATTCTAAATTGAGATTTTTCCACTGGGGTAAATAGGTTGTGAGACAGGACAGAACCCATCCCAACAAAGAGAATAAAATACCACTTAATTGCATCATAGTTCTGTAGACTAAAGCCATTATGAGAGCACAGTCCAAAAACCTTTAGGGGAATGTCTTTATAAGAACTGATACCTTTTGTGGTGGTTGGAGCTATGATGCTCTTAGTTCTTTGTGCCCTGAATATAAGCTTTAGATATTAACCCTTTGAAAACTCTGAAACACTTTTTTGTTCTTCGTGAATATAATGTTTCATGTAAAGGACGAAGAACTCTGCTAAACCATGAGTTAGGTTTTCTGATAAAGATTTGATCTGTTACCTTCCAATTTGCTTGGTAAAATTATATCCCAATGCCTGATGATTACAAGTCTGAGGATGAACAAAGAAGGCTCTATGACCCCTCACCCTAAAATACAACAGAAATCTTTGTACTTCAATACGGATTAATTAGATTTTAAGTGGTGATAAAAAGCCAGCTCTGTCTACAACAGAACTTCATTGTAATAGCTAAATTTGAGATTTCAGGGATGTAAATCAAGGCCTTGTAAAGAAAGGTAGACTGTTTTCCTATAATCTTTATTCCTAGACTTCCTCAACATACACAATAGCCTATCCTCCACTCTCCTATTCCATGTCACAAGCACAGAGAAGACTTTGTAAAAGGTCCTTTTATGTTTCATTTTTTCTACATCTGTTTCCCTTAAAGTGGGCTTTTTAAATTGACTGGCCCATGTAAGGGGCAAAGGAGAAGTAAGTAAGTAAAGTACCATAAAGAATGCAATCCTAGACTCTCGCACATCATAATGAATTCCGAGCAGATTTTCTGTCGTTGTAAATTGAAGCCAATGGAACTGAGAATTTAAACCAGTTGAAGTGGTCCCCTCTAATCTCTGTGCCTAGTCCAGCAAGGGGTTGAGTATTTGCTGAATTCCAATTCAACAGTCAGCGGATGCTAAGGTTTCCCTGTTCCTAGGAGTAGGAAATGGTCATCACTTTCCCATAGTAGGCTGTAAGTAAGCATAGTCAGTGGAAAATCATGGAATCCATGCACAGTATCAGGCTTTTTGCCCTAGTCTGCACTTCTCAGAAGTCGATctaaatggtcccttctgaccttaaagtctgagtctatttTTTTCTCATCCCAAATGAGGGCTGTTCTGCATAGCTTTCCTCCTAGCACTGTGAGTATAGCTGCTAATGGACACACTTTTGCTATATACTACAGCAACAAATGAGGAGCTTGCTCACTACTGCTATCAGGAAGTGATCTGCTTCAGGAAAAGTGCATCAATCATTGTGTCACCCCAATGGCCCTGCACTTTTGTGGCTGACAGAACAGTTTAGATACTCTCAGTTATTAATACTCAACCACAAATGACCACTGAAGGACTCCGCTGCAAAATATCTTTCACGGGGTGGGGGTGCTTGGGTTCAGATCTGTTTGTGTCCAACCTCTGCAGGTTCTGTTCCAGAGGAGTATCCAGTTCCTGTCATATCTTTCTGATCCAATGATAATGGATTCATGTAGGCTTACTCTCTCATTCTCTCAAGAGTTCTCAGGAAGTTCAAACAGGATTGCAGCTCAAAGGTGATGATAAATGTAGTGTGGCCCAGACAGTTGGTTTGCTGATCTCATAAACCTATTAACATGACCCCCACTTACCCTCTCAGAGCTCCCAGATGTCATCTCACTATTGGAAGGGACAAGTCCAGTCctagtccctcccctcccctcacagcctgGCTAACATCCACTGATGGACCCTTATTTTTAGTAGTTCAATACATCCTGGCTTACAACAGAATGGATTTCACCATTCTTACCTCTGATGTTAAATGGAAGAAGGTCTCTGGGCATTAGGGATTCATCCGTCTCTCTTGGATGCACTAGTGACTGCCATTCTGGActacctacgtctacactacagaggaagatcaaagctgctacACTAGgattagcagtctagttaagacagttaATTCACAGTGAGAGTCAATGCTGGGAACCCTGCATTCACAAGGGGTAAGGGAATTTTTTGTTAGACCCTTTATCTCACTGTGAGTATGTGTTGGGTTTGGTTAATCTATTGACTGAGTGGTTTGTTATATGTTTACTAGTTTGGAGGTCATTgttctataaaaaaaaattgtgtttgtaCCATACCTACTTGTTGGTCTTTAATCAAGCCTCACTGATAAATACAGGAAAGGGTTCAAACATATAATTTCTTGGAGAATTCTCTATCAACTAAACAAAACTGTTACAGTTCGGTGGGAAGGCCAGACTGTTGTGTGTCATTCAACAGTGGCTAGATTTCTCAAGGGTCTCATTCAAATTTTTCCATGAGACAGAGACACTGCCCTTTTAGGACCTCAATATTTTTTTAACAAGTTTGATTGGGCCTCAGTTTGAGCCTTTGGAGGTCTGTCCTTTGTACCACTTATCTGTGAAGAGTGCCTTCTTAGTGGCCATAACCTTAGTCTAGATACGAGATATTTAAGTCCaatttaactagggatgttaaattgcagttaactgactagtcaagtagtcaatggaattttcatcAGCTACTTCCCTAgttagtcgataggcacttctgcattccgcctttgaaatgtacaagagccctagtgGGCGGCATTTTAATGGGGCACACCGcatagctgagctggggatcagctgtgcagtggctgcccctttgaaatgccatgaagCCCAGGGTTCTGAGGAAATGCTGCTCAGAAcccggggttagctggggagtctcttggggtttcaaagtggcagtgctgcacagctgatccctgggtCAGCTGTGCAGCGTtcccactttgaagtatcccttcctttcctcccctacCCCCTTTGCCATCTCTATCTCATAGAGGCCTCAAGAGGAGGGATCGACTAGATaattagtccttaacatccttaattagtACTGAAACATAGTATACCTATATTTTCTTCCAAAGAACAGTAGGGAGCTGTTGGTTGCTGAAAAACATGAAAACTAAACATTTGTGTCCAACAGAAATGTTCAGCTAAGTTTCCCCAAGTACTGAATTTTATTATCTAAAGCCAGGGATAAGTTGTGTGCCTGGTGTTTCCATTAAATTGACTAGGCTATTTAGTCTTGGTCTTGGTCAGTGCATCTTTAACCTATATGAATGTCTTATTTTGTGCTATATACAGCAGACTTTCGATAATCCatcacctttgggacccagggggtgccggattatcagatatgccagagaatcaggaggtactccggcaggggggctgtgatgggtcggggggggggggagtcgggcGGGAAACGGCGTGGCGTGGGACGAACCAGGTGCTGGTGACgtgcagcgctgcaggaccaacatggcagcaccccagctgctttgtcccaCGACTTCCCGaagtccgccactggtcagtttcagcaggggcagacttggggaagccgtggggcagagccattggggtgctgccgggttggttccacaGCGCCACTCAGGTGAgaggcggtgctgcaggaccaacccagcagcaccctagctgctctgccccagggcttccccaagtccaccactggtcagtttcagcagcagcagcagcggacttgaggaagcggcgcggagcagctccaattgtccggctggccggagcacttccgggttccagttggtgcagGACTAttgagagtgccagaccactggatgccgaacAACTGGAGATTTATTGTAAAAGGAATCTTTGTGAGGAAATAATCTCAAGCAAGCGCTGGCCTACTTGTGAAAGTGGTGCAAGGGAAATTTGATGACTACATTATAATCAGCGCTAAGTAGAAGCACCATTCCCAGGTTTTCTGGGCTATAAAAGGTTTATGTTTTCATCACCTCACTTTTTCATTAATCACTTCACATTTTCTGTGCTTtccagtaaggctacgtctagactggccccttcttcggaagaggcatgctaatttctaactttggaatagggaaatccgcgggggatatttaaatatcccccgggggtttaaataaacatggccgccgctttgtttccggcttggggaaaagccggaaaagagcatccagactggcgtgatcctctggaataaatcCCTTTTCCGAAgggtctcttattcctactttctcttattcctttcaagtaggaataagagatcctccggaaaagggctttattccggaggattgcgccagtctggacgctcttttccggcttttccccaagccggaaaaaaagcggcggccatctttatttaaatcccacgggggatatttaaatcccccacggatttccctattccaaagttagaaattagcatgcctcttccgaagaaggggccagtctagacgtatcctaagtgTTTGAGTGTTTAGTAGAGTGCAGTGTCCTGTATTGTCTCCTGTAAATTCTTCATGCACAGAGCAGGAAATAGTGTGATTATAcaaatactatttttaaaaatactttatatgtcccctcccccaaatgttCTTTATTTAAACAACATTATAACTTTAGTTTGAACCTCAGGTAAAgcagttttttgggggggcgtTATATAAAAGTTGCCAGTGGTCCACAGTAATGGATGCAATCTGACTCTGGATCTGACAAATTGTGGCAGGTGTGGGTTCCtgcttttttaataaaacataCATTCAATATTCAGATGAGATCATTCATAAAAAGAGCCAAAAAGTGACTTCGTTTTTATATAATTTCCAAAAaatgtgtttccttttttttaagtCTCCTTAATTGAGATTTAGGGTCGTTTTGGATGCTGTTGAAGTTAACAAGCAATGGGGGAAAATATGAACATGCTGTGTATGGAGGTTATAAGAGAAAGAGACAGATGCACTTACATTTACTGCCATGGAATTGAATAAAAACAAGACAAATGACATTAGGGCATGTTCTTTCATCCAGTTTCAATGTAATCAGTTCCTCCGCCACCTCCCTCTGCTGTGGCCTATGTATGGTGTGAGGCTGAAACaggtaggctgcgtctagactggcatgattttccacaaatgcttttaacggaaaagtttttccattaaaagcatttgccaaaaagagcatctagattagcatggatgcttttgcgcaaaaagcatctgtgccaatctagacgtggttttgctcaagaaagccccgattcaCTATTTTCgccgtcggggcttttttgtgcaaaacagtcctgccccgtctacactggcccttttgcgcaaatacatttgtgcaagagggcttatccctgtgcgggagcatcatagtatttgcgcaagaacactgacaatcttacattagatcgtcagtgttcttgcgcaaattcaaggggtcggtgtagacagctggcaagtttttccgcaaaagcacctgcttttgcagaaaaacttgccagtctagacgcagctgtaGAGTCTGGCTAATGCACCATGTACCAGGGGTTAGCTGGTAGGCAGTCCTCTGGCATATGCTAATGAATGGTCTGAAGCTGCACAAGGACAGAATCAGTGATGATACTTTCAAGAAGAAAGGATAAATATTAGCAGCCACTTAGAACATTCTTAAATCTAAAGTTGATTATTTATATCTAAATTGTCTAATTAAATCTCTTGTATCCTACAACAAAGAGAGGAGTTATGGGGATCTGCTGGTTCCttcagattttggaagaaaaggtGTAACTTCCTTCTGAAACCCCCACAATTGAATTATCCCTGTCTCTTAGTATCTGTAGTGAAATTATTAGGGATAATATGTTTTACCAACAGTagaaaaagaagcagagaggCATTTACAGCTGTATTCTAAAATGTGATAAATACGTTTTTTAAAGCCCTTGCAAAGACATAAAAGAAACTGTGAGATCCCTCAAGACTTTAAGATTAGAGTATTCCAAGTATGGTTAgaagaaatgaaaataattctTCAACAGTAAGACCTTTCACTCCtatgaaataccttatttcagtTTTTTGATTAAGGGGAATTGAACAAGATGAATGAGGGAATGGAATTGAAAGAGGAAATTACAAAGTAAAACTTTGTTTGTACTTTACATACTTAGTCAAAAGGTCAAAATGAAAGCATGAATTTGCCatcattttaacagaaaaataaagaatattttaaGTTTAATTTCACAAGCCCCATAAAACATTCTTCTATCACCATCCCAATCCAAAATTAAAAATTAGGGTTAACTAGGTTAGAAAATCCTTATTGGTCAGGTAATCTAGTACACGGTAGTTTTGATATACTACAAGTATGAAATCTTGTTACTTGAATATTGATTGCGATGATGTGATTTCCTTGAATGAAGTGCCTTTTTTCAAGAAAATAATTTGTCGGAGTTGTGAGAAATATAATCTTCTCTAGCATTACCCATTTCTCATCATAACACTTTGGTTTAATATGGGTGTTGTATCTATTTCTATTGTGCACttcattttatatatacatatgccttcctgacccctgcagaaaagcagctgaagCCCTGAAGCATGAAATGTTATTACAATAATTTTCTTAAGGCAGAGATGCAAGTGTTTTGAACATGCTAAGGAAAATGCAAAGCTTTGTGTCCTCCTCATGGCCCATAAAGGGATAAAATAAACAGGTGAATATAATAGATTGACAAATTCATAGACCCCAGGCCTGCCCTCGCCATACACACAAGCCATAGAATGCTATCTGGAAAGTGGGTTGAAGCATTTCTTTTAGAAATGTATCTAATCTCATGGTGATTTCCTCACTACCCttgatttgtctttttctctTAAAACTGAGCAAATTATCAATTAAAAATCTTAAGAATGCATCAATTATGAATTAAAACCTAATAGTTCTTCCCTCCCTGTGTCCCCCTCAAGAGCTCCTCTGTCCCTTTTCTTTAGTTTGCTcctctccttttccccccttccctgtcacAAGCAGCCAAAACTAAATAGGAGGCAGCTCTGCCTGCCCAATTCAGTGTATGGCAGGCCAATGGCTCCTTGCTTTCTCTGAGCAGCTGCTCAGCTTGCCTGTCACTGGCAGAGGGAGTTGCAGTCACATGGAGGCTCCAACCTTGAGTCCTCaggtcaggcagcagcagcagcagcagtgggaagaGGATGGTAGCCATGTTTTTCCTcctccaggctggggctgcagctgggagtgaagggtatagcaccagcaccagcagcagcgggggttcaCAGTTCACCCTGTGTGTTAGGTTAGCATCAGTGAGGGCACAACAggccctgctcttcctcctccatctGTCTGctgccccttgctggctgctattGCCCAGAGGCATCCTCTGCTGAGAGACATTGTGAGGGGTGGAAATGAGATGCAGGGAGCAGAATCAATTCTAATGTCTGATGTGTTGTAAAATGTGGTTTGAGATGGGAGGCACCCCAATTAATTCTGCTTCAGTGGGTAGGGATCCTGTCATGCCTATATCCATAGAAAccaggagagagagaagataaTGAACGTTTGATTGTTTAAGAGCTATAATATTTCATCCCATGGAATACTTGCTTGATGTAATCTCTGGCATTTTAGCTGATTGCTGAGCACAGTAAAGTGCTAAgtgcctttttttccctctttcctggGCACTTAGAAGAGTAAGTTAAGAATAGTCCCACCACAGACGAGTTTTAGGGGCATTTTGCCTGATCCTTAAGGGTCATTTTGTGTGTTAATAAAGAAGCAGTTGTTGAGAGCAGACCTGGTACGTTGTGCTCCCTGCACACCTTGAGCAGCTACAGCATAGTGGCGGCAAGGCATGCTGACAAATAGGCGCAAAGCACTGTACCTGGCAGTGAACGGTGGTGCTCCTGAGAAGCAATTTCCTGGGACTGGCTGTTTTCCTGAGGGGGAGTAAGGGGCCTAACTGACAAGCCAGCATGAGAATCTGTGGAAGTGTGGAGGTGAAGTTTCTGGATTCCTCAGCCACACAAGGGAACAGTCACATCAGGGCAAGGAATGTGAGCCTCCAATGGAACCATTGACATGCTATGTAGAATGCAGCCACTGTTACCTATTGGCTAAAGGTGTCATGGACAAAACAAATTATCTGCAGTGTTTTGGTCTGAGGCTATGCCTACTCTACAAGGGTTTTGcgcaaacagctgtttttgcacaaaaactggcagagcgtccacacctcaagtgtttttgcacaaaaaaaatgcagtaaattgacaggacagaggacTTTtaccagtagagttattcctctccccacaaggaataactcctttttgtgctacagctcttgcgcaaaaaggcatgtgtggacactctgcaggggtttcttgcacaaaaagagcctatcagaaaaagcacaggtgctccgatggccattctgttaatggcaaatagaacgttcttgcgcaagagtgtccatgcagtgtgga
Above is a window of Pelodiscus sinensis isolate JC-2024 chromosome 5, ASM4963464v1, whole genome shotgun sequence DNA encoding:
- the CLDN22 gene encoding claudin-22 encodes the protein MALVYRTMMQLSGILFSLLGWVLSCLTTYLPQWKNLNLELNELEIWTMGLWQACVVQEEGGMQCKDFDSFLALPPELRISRILMFVSNGLGLLGLLLSGFGLDCLKIGESQQELKKRLLLLGGILFWISGITAIIPVSWVAHTTVQEFWDENIPDIVPRWDFGEALFLGWFAGFCLVLGGSLLNCTGSSTEVHLSSAHYTVAEMQDYCQHLETENSPENLGV